A window of Mangifera indica cultivar Alphonso chromosome 13, CATAS_Mindica_2.1, whole genome shotgun sequence contains these coding sequences:
- the LOC123193989 gene encoding cytochrome P450 81C13-like: protein MDFDLLYLVLLGSVLLIFYKLTAQKKKFQHKNQLPSPPSLPIIGHFHLLKQPLGQTLTNLSAKYGPIYFLRLGSRPALVLSDRSVIEECFSKNDIVFSNRPLLPSRKFTSYNFVTISAPYGNFWRNLRRFTALEIFSAKRLQMSSNVRAEELRIMIKHLFERSLKGAKEVDVRAFLYVLDFNIIMRMVAGNRCIEKEKIDTDEAKAKMDELTRIFRPDITSALGDYFPFLRWLSYFGVERKLVKLHKKRDAFTQRLVDAHRNSKKPSSVDDIEIKGAVVDVMLKLQESEPEFYTDNVIKGFMQAMLMAGTHTTVMTMTSAISELISHPEVLKKAREEIDNVVGQSRILNDADLPKLAYLHCILNETLRLNFLSVLPPRESSEDCNIAGYHIPQGTQLLVNISAVHTDPDVYSEPKMFKPERFQDITEEKGGCKFMSFGVGRRICPGASLAMRVMELSLGTLIQCFEWENAEDVSVGATETPVKIIFRPREELVKVLDQL from the exons ATGGATTTTGATCTTCTCTACCTTGTTCTATTAGGCTCTGTTCTTCTCATCTTCTACAAACTCACTGctcagaagaaaaaatttcaacacaaaaaccAATTACCAAGCCCTCCTAGTCTTCCTATAATCGGCCATTTCCATCTTCTGAAACAGCCCTTAGGCCAAACATTGACAAATCTCTCAGCTAAGTATGGTCCTATTTACTTTCTGCGTTTAGGCTCACGCCCAGCCCTTGTACTGTCCGACCGTTCAGTCATTGAAGAGTGTTTCTCAAAGAATGATATCGTCTTCTCCAATCGTCCACTCTTGCCCTCCAGGAAGTTTACATCTTACAATTTTGTCACGATTAGCGCTCCATACGGCAACTTTTGGCGCAACCTTCGCCGTTTCACTGCGCTGGAAATATTCTCTGCGAAGCGTCTGCAGATGTCTTCGAACGTCCGCGCCGAAGAGCTCAGGATCATGATCAAACACTTGTTTGAACGCTCCCTCAAGGGGGCAAAGGAAGTGGATGTGAGAGCGTTTCTGTACGTGTTGGATTTTAACATCATCATGAGAATGGTTGCAGGCAATAGGTGCATTGAAAAGGAGAAAATTGACACAGATGAAGCTAAAGCTAAAATGGATGAGCTTACGCGTATTTTCAGACCTGATATCACAAGCGCTTTGGGGGATTATTTTCCATTTCTGAGATGGTTGAGTTACTTTGGAGTTGAGAGAAAACTggtaaaattacataaaaagagGGACGCTTTTACGCAGCGTCTGGTAGATGCACACCGAAATTCAAAGAAACCATCTTCAGTTGATGATATTGAGATTAAAGGAGCAGTTGTAGATGTGATGCTGAAGCTGCAGGAATCGGAGCCTGAATTCTACACTGATAATGTCATCAAAGGATTTATGCAG GCCATGCTAATGGCAGGAACACACACCACGGTGATGACAATGACATCGGCTATTTCAGAGCTGATATCACATCCAGAGGTGCTAAAAAAAGCGAGGGAAGAGATAGATAACGTTGTGGGACAATCCAGGATTCTAAATGATGCTGATCTTCCTAAACTGGCATACCTTCATTGTATTCTGAATGAGACACTTCGACTGaattttttatcagttttacCTCCTCGAGAATCGTCAGAGGATTGTAACATAGCAGGTTACCACATCCCACAAGGCACACAGCTACTAGTAAACATATCGGCAGTGCATACGGACCCGGATGTATATAGCGAGCCAAAAATGTTCAAACCTGAACGTTTCCAAGATATAACAGAAGAAAAGGGAGGCTGTAAATTCATGTCTTTTGGTGTAGGAAGAAGGATTTGTCCTGGGGCTAGCTTGGCCATGAGAGTGATGGAATTATCACTAGGGACTTTGATACAATGCTTTGAATGGGAAAACGCTGAGGATGTTAGCGTTGGTGCTACGGAGACGCCTGTGAAAATAATATTTCGACCTCGTGAAGAACTTGTTAAAGTTCTTGATCAACTTTGA